One part of the Pecten maximus chromosome 1, xPecMax1.1, whole genome shotgun sequence genome encodes these proteins:
- the LOC117324857 gene encoding FAD-linked sulfhydryl oxidase ALR-like, translating to MAASINDFMSGHGKAKPCRACTDFDSYIDQYMKEKKLPTTMKAKLKNDLQCPLDKNDLGRNTWSFLHTMAAYFPNKPSSTQQSEMKQFINLFSKYYPCDYCAEDLREELKTNQPNTTSQHAFSQWMCRLHNSVNFKLGKPEFDCSKVNERWRDGWKDGSCG from the exons ATGGCAGCCTCCATTAATGACTTCATGTCGGGACATGGTAAAGCCAAACCTTGCAGAGCGTGTACCGATTTCGATTCATATATTGATCAGTACATGAAGGAAAAGAAA CTACCAACAACAATGAAAGCCAAGCTTAAAAATGACCTTCAGTGCCCATTGGACAAAAATGATCTTGGTCGGAACACTTGGTCATTTCTCCATACGATGGCAGCATACTTTCCAAACAAACCAAGTTCAACCCAACAGTCGGAGATGAAGCAGTTTATCAACTTATTTTCTAAATACTATCCGTGTGATTACTGTGCTGAGGATCTGAGAGAAGA GTTGAAGACTAATCAGCCAAACACGACCAGTCAGCATGCCTTTTCCCAATGGATGTGTAGATTACACAACAGTGTTAACTTTAAACTTGGTAAACCAGAATTTGACTGTAGTAAAGTCAATGAACGATGGCGAGATGGTTGGAAGGATGGTAGCTGTGGATGA